One window from the genome of Cricetulus griseus strain 17A/GY chromosome 2, alternate assembly CriGri-PICRH-1.0, whole genome shotgun sequence encodes:
- the LOC113833947 gene encoding LOW QUALITY PROTEIN: brain acid soluble protein 1-like (The sequence of the model RefSeq protein was modified relative to this genomic sequence to represent the inferred CDS: deleted 3 bases in 2 codons) → MGGKLSKKKKGYNVNDEKAKDKDKKAEGAGTEEEGTPKESEPQAAADAGEVKESAEEKPKDAADGEAKAEEKEGDKAAAAAKEEAPKAEPEKSEGAAEEQPEPAPAAATEQEAAAPGPAAGGEVPKAGDTAGESTGAAEGAAKEEGEAKKTEAPAGPEAKSDPAAPASDSKPSSAEAAPSSKETPAASEAPSSAAKAPAPAAPPAAATPEPQGEAPPAAATASSEQSVAVKE, encoded by the exons ATGGGAGGCAAGCTGAGCAAGAAGAAGAAGGGCTACAATGTGAACGACGAGAAAGCCAAGGACAAAGACAAGAAGGCTGAAGGCGCGGGCACCGAGGAGGAGGGGACCCCGAAGGAGAGCGAGCCCCAGGCAGCCGCCGACGCCGGAGAGGTCAAGGAGAGCGCGGAGGAGAAGCCCAAGGACGCGGCGGACGGCGAGGCCAAGGCCGAGGAGAAGGAGGGCGACAAGGCGGCGGCGGCAGCCAAGGAGGAGGCGCCCAAGGCCGAGCCCGAGAAGAGCGAGGGCGCCGCGGAGGAGCAGCCCGAGCCCGCGCCGGCGGCGGCGACCGAGCAGGAGGCGGCCGCGCCCGGGCCC GCTGCGGGCGGCGAGGTCCCCAAGGCCGGCGACACCGCGGGCGAGAGCACGGGCGCGGCCGAAGGCGCGGCCAAGGAGGAGGGCGAGGCCAAAAAGACTGAGGCTCCCGCCGGCCCCGAGGCGAAAAGCGACCCAGCGGCCCCGGCTTCAGACTCTAAACCTAGCAGCGCGGAGGCCGCGCCCTCGTCCAAGGAGACCCCCGCGGCCTCGGAGGCACCCAGTTCCGCGGCCAAG GCGCCCGCGCCCGCCGCGCCCCCCGCCGCTGCCACCCCGGAGCCGCAGGGCGAGGCGCCCCCCGCTGCAGCCACCGCCAGCTCCGAGCAAAGCGTGGCCGTCAAAGAGTAA